A genomic region of Dermochelys coriacea isolate rDerCor1 chromosome 18, rDerCor1.pri.v4, whole genome shotgun sequence contains the following coding sequences:
- the AGMAT gene encoding agmatinase, mitochondrial, with protein MEALFVRDSQLLWRTLCKERLCLRKFSATFLAAKLQPPLLSSPRASPCVWATAHPAAAGSLPGFHRGGLESLLAGHGAPGRFLAGSSFNMPPSAQFVARPVGVCSMMKLPVQTSPEGLDAAFVGVPLDTGTSNRPGARFGPRHIRAESGMVRIYNPSTGAAPFHSLMVADIGDVNVNLYNLQDSCRQIREAYQKIVAAGCIPLTLGGDHTITYPILQAVAEKHGPVGLVHVDAHTDTGDTALGEKIYHGTPFRRCVDEGLLDCKRVVQIGIRGSSYTPDPYKYCRDQGFRVVLAEDCWLKSLVPLMGEVRKQMGAKPIYISFDIDGLDPAYAPGTGTPEIAGLTPAQALEIIRGCQGLNIVGCDLVEVAPIYDASGNTALMGANLLFEMLCALPRVKTI; from the exons ATGGAGGCCCTCTTCGTGCGAGACAGCCAGCTGCTCTGGAGAACGCTCTGCAAGGAGCGACTCTGCCTTCGGAAGTTCTCGGCAACTTtcctggcagccaagctccaGCCACCTTTGCTGAGCAGCCCCAGAGCTAGCCCGTGtgtgtgggctacagctcaccccgctgcagctggctccctgcctggcttccACCGTGGGGGCTTGGAGAGCCTGCTCGCTGGGCATGGTGCCCCTGGCCGCTTTCTCGCTGGTTCTAGCTTCAATATGCCTCCCAGTGCTCAATTCGTAGCCAGGCCCGTGGGGGTCTGCTCCATGATGAAGCTGCCCGTCCAGACTTCACCAGAGGGACTAGATGCCGCTTTTGTTGGGGTGCCCCTTGACACGGGAACCTCCAACCGGCCTGGTGCAAG GTTCGGGCCTCGCCATATTCGAGCCGAGTCAGGCATGGTGAGAATATATAACCCCAGCACTGGGGCAGCACCTTTCCATTCCCTCATGGTTGCTGACATTGGTGATGTGAACGTGAACCTCTACAACCTGCAGGACAGCTGCAGGCAAATCCGAGAAGCCTATCAGAAGATTGTGGCAGCCGGCTGCATTCCCCTCACGCTGG GTGGCGATCATACAATAACATACCCAATCCTGCAGGCCGTGGCAGAAAA GCATGGTCCCGTGGGACTGGTGCACGTGGATGCTCATACCGACACAGGAGACACAGCGCTGGGGGAAAAGATCTACCATGGGACGCCATTCCGACGCTGCGTGGATGAGGGGCTCCTGGACTGCAAACGCGTGGTTCAGATTGGAATCAGAGgctcctcctacaccccagaTCCCTACAAATACTGCCGGGACCAG GGTTTCCGTGTTGTCCTGGCTGAAGACTGCTGGCTGAAGTCATTGGTACCACTGATGGGGGAGGTGAGAAAGCAGATGGGAGCCAAGCCTATTTACATCAGCTTTGATATTGATGGATTGGACCCTGCATATGCCCCAGGCACAGGGACACCTGAAATTGCTGGTCTCACACCTGCTCAG GCTTTGGAGATCATTCGTGGGTGCCAAGGACTGAATATAGTGGGATGCGACCTTGTTGAAGTTGCACCAATATATGATGCTTCTG gTAACACAGCCCTCATGGGAGCGAATCTGCTGTTTGAAATGCTGTGCGCACTCCCGCGAGTCAAAACGATTTAA